In a genomic window of Spirosoma agri:
- a CDS encoding glycosyltransferase, with translation MDNTTHSLPDRINVVIPLFNDWLAVGLLLERIRSVVDEPLRNRLAFLIVDDCSAINYETLPAGIGKSLSILRLFRNVGHQKAIALGLAYLADQTDQYPTIVMDSDGEDRPEDIVHLVQRGLDKPGHVVFAHRAKRHESLTFRVFYTIYKSVFQLLTGKVITFGNFSLIPASQLRKLAHVSEIWNNYPGGVIRSRLPYTAVPLERGRRLAGESKMNFVSLVLHGLSAVSVLIDTTAVRLALFCVMMVAASIVGISILLYLKFFTNTSIPGWTSYLIFSFLIVILQAFLISLLLVFIVLSYRIQPQFIPARQFNDFVERVERVY, from the coding sequence TTGGACAATACTACCCATTCACTGCCTGACCGAATCAATGTCGTTATCCCGCTTTTCAATGACTGGCTGGCAGTAGGTCTTCTTCTGGAACGCATTCGGTCAGTTGTCGATGAACCCCTACGCAACCGGTTGGCGTTTTTGATCGTTGATGATTGCTCGGCCATAAACTACGAGACCCTGCCCGCAGGAATCGGAAAATCGTTGTCCATACTGCGCCTGTTCCGGAATGTTGGTCATCAGAAAGCCATCGCCTTGGGACTGGCCTATCTGGCCGATCAGACCGATCAATATCCTACCATCGTAATGGATTCAGACGGGGAAGATCGGCCCGAAGATATCGTCCATTTGGTTCAACGTGGGCTCGACAAACCGGGACACGTTGTTTTCGCCCATCGCGCCAAGCGCCACGAAAGCCTGACCTTCCGGGTGTTTTATACCATCTACAAATCGGTGTTTCAGCTGCTGACGGGCAAGGTTATTACCTTCGGCAATTTCAGTCTGATACCGGCCAGTCAGTTGCGAAAGCTCGCTCACGTATCCGAAATCTGGAACAATTATCCAGGCGGTGTCATCCGATCCCGGTTGCCCTACACGGCGGTACCGCTGGAGCGGGGGCGTCGGCTGGCCGGTGAATCGAAGATGAATTTTGTCTCGCTGGTGCTGCATGGGTTAAGTGCGGTATCTGTCCTCATCGACACAACCGCCGTACGGCTGGCCCTGTTTTGCGTTATGATGGTCGCGGCTTCCATCGTTGGCATCAGTATTTTGCTGTACCTGAAATTTTTCACCAATACATCCATACCCGGCTGGACGAGTTACCTGATCTTCTCGTTCCTGATCGTTATTTTACAGGCTTTCCTGATTTCACTGCTGCTGGTATTCATCGTTCTTTCGTATCGGATACAGCCGCAGTTCATCCCCGCCCGGCAGTTCAACGATTTTGTCGAACGGGTCGAGCGCGTTTACTGA
- a CDS encoding DUF6056 family protein — MTTYSPSARSVTPLLLLFSFAVALPLVVLSFYNHPSPTDDYCFANTSMRYGFWQSQQIYYDGWSGRFFHNFLVHGSPLTFGWYEGYKIYPIVLLSLLALSFYAFASQWLYNAFVFNTKLAFAAGLFVGFVATLTSLSEYLYWYAGMACYSLSSVFLLFLLAVLLAHQRRGFGFEPGHLLLESLLILGIIGSSETSMVMVMSVLGMIAFGELVLRRRLSIATLILLVVGAIGCYYLISAPGNAIRMGSNPNSRDIPLTLLSSLQFAVGYVARQIFLTPLLPLSLLYVPVAYRLTANRPLPTYLRIHPLLALLHGAVTVLILISLHFYAVGVAPAYRLVNLINLVFWLSWGYNLTLLVVVFRPQPESWQRFARPITIVALLWVAVAIGTGPVLPMAYGDWISGRAAQYDQAMQERYNQMAQVGDDTARVSPLSVYPASLFMEDVKSDPNHLWNRCWADYYHKKTIVLKDSPAPTAH; from the coding sequence ATGACTACTTATTCGCCATCAGCGCGTTCTGTCACTCCGTTACTTCTCCTGTTTTCGTTTGCCGTTGCGTTACCCCTGGTCGTCTTATCGTTTTATAATCACCCATCTCCTACCGACGATTATTGCTTTGCCAACACGTCGATGCGGTACGGCTTCTGGCAGTCGCAGCAAATCTATTATGATGGCTGGAGTGGTCGCTTTTTTCACAACTTCCTCGTTCATGGCAGTCCGCTCACGTTCGGCTGGTACGAAGGCTATAAAATTTACCCCATTGTTCTGCTAAGCTTGCTGGCCCTCAGCTTTTATGCGTTTGCGAGTCAGTGGCTCTACAACGCATTCGTTTTCAATACCAAACTGGCGTTTGCCGCCGGCCTTTTTGTCGGCTTCGTAGCCACGCTGACCAGCTTATCGGAATATCTGTACTGGTATGCCGGTATGGCCTGCTACAGCCTGTCCAGCGTTTTTCTGTTGTTTCTGTTAGCGGTGCTGCTGGCGCATCAGCGACGCGGTTTTGGTTTTGAACCGGGTCATCTACTGCTCGAGAGTTTACTGATTCTGGGCATTATCGGATCGAGCGAAACGAGCATGGTGATGGTCATGTCGGTACTGGGGATGATCGCGTTCGGCGAACTCGTCCTGCGTCGTCGCTTATCGATTGCTACGCTGATTTTGTTGGTTGTAGGCGCAATCGGTTGTTACTACCTGATTTCGGCCCCCGGTAATGCCATTCGGATGGGTTCGAATCCCAACAGCCGGGACATTCCGCTGACTCTCCTGTCGTCGCTTCAGTTTGCCGTTGGTTACGTAGCCCGACAGATTTTCCTGACGCCCTTACTGCCGCTCTCACTGCTATACGTTCCCGTTGCGTACCGACTAACGGCCAATCGACCCTTACCCACGTATCTACGCATTCATCCGCTGCTGGCGCTGCTGCACGGTGCCGTAACCGTTCTGATACTGATCTCGCTGCATTTTTATGCGGTTGGTGTTGCGCCCGCTTATCGGTTGGTCAACCTGATCAATCTGGTATTCTGGCTTAGCTGGGGCTATAATTTGACGCTACTAGTCGTTGTTTTTCGTCCGCAACCTGAATCGTGGCAACGTTTTGCCAGACCAATCACGATCGTAGCCCTCCTGTGGGTAGCCGTCGCGATTGGCACAGGACCCGTTCTGCCGATGGCGTACGGCGACTGGATCAGTGGACGGGCGGCTCAGTACGATCAGGCGATGCAGGAACGGTACAACCAGATGGCACAGGTGGGCGATGATACAGCGCGGGTTTCGCCGTTGTCGGTTTACCCGGCTTCCCTCTTTATGGAGGATGTCAAGAGCGATCCTAACCACCTCTGGAATCGTTGTTGGGCCGACTACTATCATAAGAAAACGATTGTGCTGAAGGACAGTCCGGCCCCAACCGCTCATTAA
- a CDS encoding DMT family transporter, whose product MSQKPVFTDYLQLHFIVLIWGFTAILGKLLEPLDSSAVVLFRTVLAVLGLGVVLTIRKQNLHVSSSDRWRLLATGGLIGLHWVLFFAAARLSNVSVCLAGMATSSLWASLLEPLIYRRRIQLIEVVLGGVVMAGLYLIFQFEFDKVLGLVVAMLAAMLSSLFTIINSRFTQRYDALVISFYEMAGASVAALGLWVAAQTIDPHQANPASQYLPQTPLQWLWLLVLALVCTVYAYTVGVRLLRKFSAYMAVLTVNLEPVYGILLAVFIFGNSERMTAGFYLGTLVILAAVVAYPLWNNRQKKVKPQLPTSL is encoded by the coding sequence ATGTCGCAAAAGCCAGTTTTTACTGATTATTTACAGTTACACTTCATCGTTCTAATCTGGGGGTTTACCGCTATTTTGGGTAAACTTCTGGAACCCCTCGACTCGTCGGCCGTTGTCCTGTTCCGAACCGTGCTGGCGGTACTTGGGCTGGGCGTCGTGCTAACGATTCGAAAGCAGAATTTACACGTTTCCTCATCAGATCGGTGGCGCTTGCTGGCTACTGGTGGACTGATCGGTTTGCACTGGGTCTTGTTCTTTGCGGCTGCCCGCCTGTCGAACGTATCGGTTTGTCTGGCCGGTATGGCAACCAGTTCGCTGTGGGCCAGTTTGCTGGAACCGTTGATCTACCGTCGGCGCATTCAACTGATCGAGGTTGTGCTGGGAGGGGTCGTAATGGCGGGTCTGTACCTGATTTTTCAGTTCGAGTTTGATAAGGTACTTGGGCTGGTCGTGGCGATGCTGGCCGCTATGCTTTCCTCGCTGTTCACGATCATCAACAGTCGGTTTACGCAGCGGTACGATGCGCTGGTCATCTCGTTTTACGAAATGGCCGGGGCTTCGGTTGCCGCCCTTGGTTTATGGGTTGCGGCCCAAACAATAGACCCACACCAAGCCAATCCAGCGAGTCAGTACTTACCCCAAACACCCTTACAATGGCTGTGGTTACTGGTGCTGGCGCTCGTCTGTACGGTCTATGCCTACACGGTCGGGGTGCGCCTGTTACGAAAATTTTCGGCGTACATGGCCGTATTAACCGTAAATTTGGAGCCGGTGTACGGGATTTTACTGGCGGTCTTTATTTTCGGCAACTCCGAACGAATGACCGCTGGTTTCTATCTGGGTACACTCGTCATTCTCGCAGCGGTGGTCGCTTATCCCCTTTGGAACAATCGCCAAAAGAAAGTAAAACCTCAACTGCCAACATCGCTTTAA
- a CDS encoding LptF/LptG family permease yields MKLLDWYILKRFLQTYIFVVLVIVLVVVMIDYTEKVDNFHKTNAPAAAILGDYYLNFIPYWANYISPLMVFIATVFLTSRLAARTEIIAILSSGVSFIRLLFPYVLGASVLAVLTYFMVNYLIPKANKTRINFEIKYINDAFTYSKRNQHIKIAPNTYAYLESYNNQSNTGYKFTLEEIEGNQLKQKLTADHIEWDKKKKKWGVYDYKIRTINGQRETLTPGARLDTTLNLKPDDFSSDFNLYETLTRPELNRQIDLLVSRGSDGVETYLLEKYSRDTRPFAIIILTVIGVIMSARKSRRGVGWQVALGFFLAFTYLLFFMLAKGIAESGNLNPIVAVWLPNAIFTAIGVFLYNTIPR; encoded by the coding sequence ATGAAATTACTGGACTGGTACATACTCAAGCGTTTCCTGCAAACCTACATCTTCGTGGTGCTGGTTATCGTGCTGGTCGTGGTCATGATCGACTACACCGAGAAGGTCGACAATTTCCACAAAACGAATGCCCCCGCTGCCGCAATTCTCGGGGATTATTACCTCAATTTTATACCCTACTGGGCCAATTACATCAGTCCGCTGATGGTGTTTATTGCTACCGTTTTCCTGACATCCCGGCTGGCGGCCCGCACCGAAATCATTGCTATTCTGAGCAGTGGAGTGAGTTTCATTCGCCTGTTATTTCCCTATGTGTTAGGGGCCTCAGTGCTGGCGGTGCTCACCTATTTCATGGTCAACTACCTGATTCCGAAGGCGAACAAAACCCGGATCAACTTCGAGATAAAATACATCAACGACGCCTTCACGTATTCGAAGCGAAATCAGCATATCAAAATTGCCCCCAACACCTACGCCTACCTGGAAAGCTATAACAATCAGAGCAACACGGGTTATAAGTTCACGCTGGAGGAAATAGAGGGCAACCAACTGAAGCAGAAACTCACCGCCGACCACATCGAATGGGACAAGAAGAAGAAAAAATGGGGCGTGTATGATTACAAGATCCGGACGATCAACGGGCAGCGGGAAACGCTTACGCCCGGTGCCCGGCTCGACACGACGCTCAACCTGAAACCCGACGATTTCAGTTCGGACTTCAACCTGTACGAAACTCTTACCCGACCGGAGCTAAACCGCCAGATCGACCTATTGGTCAGTCGTGGTTCCGATGGGGTCGAAACGTATCTGCTCGAAAAATACAGCCGCGATACCCGGCCCTTCGCCATCATCATTCTGACGGTCATTGGCGTAATCATGTCGGCCCGCAAAAGTCGCCGGGGCGTTGGCTGGCAAGTGGCACTGGGCTTCTTTCTGGCCTTCACGTATCTGCTGTTTTTCATGCTGGCTAAGGGTATTGCCGAATCAGGCAACCTCAATCCGATTGTGGCGGTCTGGCTGCCAAATGCTATTTTTACGGCCATCGGCGTATTTCTGTACAATACGATTCCGAGGTAA
- a CDS encoding metal-dependent transcriptional regulator yields the protein MQSFTEENYLKTIYYLATRQEGEVSTNALAEMTATKAASVTDMLRKLADKQLIHYKKYQGVRLTDEGERLALQIIRRHRLWEVFLVEKLGFGWDEVHEIAEELEHIRSEELVSRLDTYLGHPQFDPHGDPIPTPAGQMPQTGYRKLSEVLTGQDVRLMGVLEHSTEFLQHLDHSQLTLGCSVTVTEINAFDKSVLLQIASGHTVFISHEVAKNLLVN from the coding sequence ATGCAGTCATTTACGGAAGAAAATTATCTCAAAACGATTTATTACCTCGCCACGCGTCAGGAAGGGGAGGTAAGTACGAATGCCCTCGCCGAAATGACGGCTACGAAAGCGGCTTCGGTGACGGACATGCTGCGTAAACTGGCCGATAAACAGCTTATTCATTATAAAAAATACCAGGGCGTCCGGTTGACCGATGAAGGCGAACGATTGGCCTTGCAAATAATCCGGCGTCACCGGCTCTGGGAGGTCTTTCTGGTCGAAAAATTAGGATTCGGCTGGGATGAAGTGCACGAAATCGCCGAGGAGCTGGAGCATATCCGGTCCGAAGAACTGGTCAGTCGGCTGGATACGTATCTGGGGCATCCCCAATTCGATCCGCACGGTGATCCCATTCCGACCCCCGCCGGACAGATGCCCCAAACGGGTTATCGAAAGCTCTCGGAGGTTTTGACCGGGCAGGATGTTCGGTTGATGGGAGTGTTGGAGCATTCGACCGAATTTTTGCAACACCTCGATCATTCGCAGTTGACCCTGGGCTGCTCGGTGACGGTAACCGAAATCAACGCGTTCGACAAGTCCGTTCTTTTGCAAATTGCCAGTGGCCATACCGTATTCATAAGCCACGAAGTCGCTAAAAATTTGTTGGTCAATTAA
- a CDS encoding Nramp family divalent metal transporter: MDVTNTTMKGWQQDSKENSLPDVHSSVHVPKNSGFFKTLMAYFGPGLMIAVGYMDPGNWATDIAGGARYGYKLLSVVLISNLFAILLQHLSLKLGIATGRDLAQACRDHYSRPTAIGLWILAEIAIAATDLAEVIGSAIALNLLFGLPLTVGILITALDVLLLLYLQNKGFQTIERIVASLIFLIIGCFGYELFVSRPAVADVFGGLLPRAEIITNPGMLYIAIGILGATVMPHNLYLHSSIVQTRNFDRDDEGRKSAIKFATIDSTVSLFLAFFINAAILILSAAAFHFSGNQFVADITDAHRLLDPILGVKLAGILFAVALLASGQNSTLTGTLAGQIVMEGFIELRIKPWLRRLITRLVAIVPAMIVAILYGEHGTSELLVLSQVILSLQLSFAVVPLVSFTSDKLKMGRFVNPGWMKMLSWTVAVIIIGLNGYLLWDTIF, translated from the coding sequence ATGGACGTAACGAATACAACCATGAAAGGCTGGCAGCAGGATAGCAAGGAGAATTCGCTGCCGGATGTTCATAGCTCCGTTCACGTACCCAAAAACAGCGGTTTTTTTAAAACCCTGATGGCTTATTTTGGCCCCGGTCTGATGATTGCCGTGGGGTATATGGACCCTGGTAACTGGGCAACTGACATTGCCGGTGGTGCCCGCTACGGGTATAAGCTGCTCTCGGTCGTGCTGATTTCCAATCTGTTCGCTATTCTTTTACAGCACTTGTCGCTTAAACTCGGCATTGCTACCGGTCGCGATCTGGCGCAGGCCTGCCGGGATCATTACAGCCGTCCAACCGCCATTGGGCTTTGGATACTGGCCGAAATCGCCATTGCCGCTACCGATCTTGCCGAGGTCATTGGCTCGGCCATTGCCTTAAATTTACTGTTCGGGTTGCCCCTTACGGTCGGCATTCTCATCACGGCACTCGATGTACTGCTCCTGCTTTACTTACAAAACAAGGGGTTTCAAACCATCGAGCGGATCGTGGCCAGCCTGATTTTTCTGATCATCGGTTGCTTTGGGTATGAACTGTTCGTATCGCGCCCGGCCGTTGCCGACGTTTTTGGTGGTTTGTTGCCCCGCGCCGAAATTATTACGAACCCCGGTATGCTGTATATCGCTATTGGTATTCTGGGGGCGACCGTAATGCCGCATAACTTGTATCTGCATTCCAGTATTGTGCAGACCCGCAACTTTGACCGCGATGATGAAGGACGAAAATCTGCGATCAAGTTCGCGACCATCGACTCGACGGTTTCGCTGTTTCTGGCGTTTTTTATCAATGCCGCTATTTTAATTCTGTCAGCCGCAGCGTTCCATTTTTCGGGTAATCAGTTCGTGGCTGATATTACGGATGCCCACCGGCTGCTCGATCCCATTCTGGGCGTCAAGTTAGCCGGTATTCTGTTCGCAGTCGCCCTGCTGGCTTCGGGCCAGAATTCGACGCTGACCGGAACTCTGGCGGGTCAGATCGTTATGGAAGGCTTTATCGAGTTACGCATAAAGCCCTGGTTGCGTCGGTTAATTACGCGGCTGGTCGCTATCGTTCCGGCTATGATCGTGGCTATTCTGTATGGCGAACACGGAACCTCTGAACTGCTGGTCCTTAGCCAGGTTATTTTATCGCTCCAGCTTAGTTTCGCCGTAGTGCCTCTGGTGTCGTTTACCAGCGATAAACTGAAGATGGGTCGTTTCGTGAACCCCGGCTGGATGAAAATGCTCTCGTGGACCGTGGCCGTTATTATCATCGGGCTGAACGGCTATCTACTCTGGGATACTATTTTTTAA
- a CDS encoding DUF3592 domain-containing protein gives MFTGLVATLGRIISFSMSVIVAVLLGGATWASWSYYEEQQLQSQFSKEGQLVSVTVTQADHKQKSWRDILGNTVYLTVTYRGKDYMTRFVMDSTYVGSGDRVSLLYHAGYDAFRQPASGVHFNRYSKESRLIDWTTIRTFGDDTKLLLLCVILSVASFFVISGVITTIVPVPFLQDLARLVLVIVLSIGCVFFTYDAWNYYEYYQTLKRTGHQVVVQVLATDRIAPRHSSRHGNSWRDYDYQATIRYQQQERIIPISADDYTRLKPGDSLPAYYNTSMNDFMSVDFPAEFSPVIMPLFFGFLVFLFVRNGFFNRKTTQIA, from the coding sequence ATGTTTACCGGATTGGTTGCCACCTTGGGTCGAATCATCAGTTTTAGTATGTCGGTGATCGTAGCCGTCCTGCTGGGGGGTGCGACCTGGGCCAGTTGGTCCTACTATGAAGAGCAACAACTACAAAGCCAATTCAGTAAAGAAGGCCAGCTGGTTTCCGTGACTGTCACTCAGGCCGATCACAAGCAAAAATCCTGGCGCGATATATTGGGTAACACCGTCTACCTAACTGTTACCTACCGGGGCAAAGACTACATGACCCGATTCGTTATGGATTCTACCTATGTTGGTAGCGGTGATCGGGTTAGCTTGCTGTATCATGCCGGCTACGATGCATTCCGACAGCCGGCTAGCGGGGTTCATTTCAATCGATATTCAAAAGAATCACGGTTGATCGACTGGACAACGATCCGTACGTTCGGTGACGATACGAAGCTATTGTTGCTTTGTGTGATTCTGTCCGTCGCTTCGTTTTTTGTTATCTCTGGCGTGATCACAACTATCGTTCCCGTGCCTTTCCTGCAGGATTTGGCTCGATTGGTACTGGTCATTGTGCTGAGTATCGGCTGTGTTTTCTTCACCTACGATGCCTGGAACTATTACGAATACTACCAAACGCTTAAACGTACGGGCCATCAGGTAGTCGTTCAGGTGTTGGCTACCGACCGTATTGCGCCCCGTCATAGCTCCCGCCACGGCAATTCATGGCGCGACTACGACTACCAGGCCACAATTCGCTATCAACAGCAGGAGCGCATTATCCCGATCAGCGCCGACGACTACACAAGGCTTAAGCCCGGCGATTCACTTCCGGCCTATTATAATACATCGATGAACGATTTTATGTCGGTCGATTTTCCTGCTGAATTTAGCCCGGTCATCATGCCGCTGTTTTTCGGTTTTCTGGTGTTTCTGTTCGTTCGCAACGGATTCTTTAACCGAAAGACTACGCAAATTGCTTAA
- a CDS encoding ABC transporter ATP-binding protein, whose product MLAVDALSKKFGQTPVLNNVTFTLPAGQVLAVLGRSGCGKTTLLKILAGLETTDAGDVRIDKQSVLTVPPERRQVVYLSQEPLLFPHLTVFENVAFGLRIRKLDNATIERQVNELLADLELSDQAKKQPNQLSGGQRQRVSFGRALIIKPRLLLLDEPFGNLDAQTRAVMQALFVRVVSQYAMTALFVTHDTREALTVGTCFGYLDQGVLTAYESVRDFVADPRTGVRSELAFWESVQLTSRTID is encoded by the coding sequence ATGCTTGCTGTGGACGCCCTGTCAAAAAAATTCGGTCAAACCCCTGTTCTAAACAACGTCACGTTTACGCTTCCGGCGGGGCAGGTACTGGCCGTTCTAGGCCGGTCGGGGTGCGGCAAAACGACGCTACTCAAAATTCTAGCCGGACTCGAAACGACGGACGCGGGTGACGTTCGCATAGACAAGCAATCCGTCCTGACGGTTCCTCCCGAACGTCGTCAGGTTGTCTATCTCTCTCAGGAACCGCTTTTGTTTCCGCATTTGACCGTCTTCGAAAATGTCGCGTTCGGGCTTCGGATCCGGAAATTGGATAACGCGACCATCGAGCGGCAGGTGAACGAACTACTGGCGGATCTGGAATTGAGCGATCAGGCGAAAAAGCAACCCAATCAGCTGTCAGGGGGGCAGCGGCAGCGCGTTTCGTTCGGACGGGCGTTGATCATCAAGCCCCGCCTGCTCCTGCTGGATGAACCCTTTGGCAACCTCGATGCGCAGACGCGGGCTGTCATGCAGGCGCTGTTTGTGCGGGTAGTCAGTCAGTATGCCATGACCGCCTTATTTGTTACGCACGATACCCGCGAAGCCCTTACCGTTGGCACCTGCTTTGGTTATCTCGATCAGGGTGTTTTGACTGCCTACGAATCAGTACGTGACTTTGTGGCCGATCCACGCACGGGGGTCCGTTCAGAACTGGCTTTTTGGGAGTCGGTACAGCTGACCAGCCGGACCATTGATTAA
- a CDS encoding ABC transporter permease, giving the protein MRSNPFLTSALTVLFGLPFVLLGLLALGQYWRFPDVLPPTYSVDALARIVSTDSGLGNGLLLSLTIATVVAVLSTGLGFGMARAVALANHPARWVTLSYLPYALPPVLLAVLIQPYFIRFHLSGSLMGVVVALMLLTVPFCTLFFRSFWSQQAIQYEQLSRTLGCSQLQAFRYVLLPLARPLLITCLFQSFLLAWFDFGLTNYLSVGKVRTLTVQVFLFVGEANSRLAAVASLLLLLPPALLLWLNKRAIVRRL; this is encoded by the coding sequence ATGCGATCTAACCCATTCTTAACCAGCGCACTGACTGTCCTGTTCGGCTTACCATTCGTATTGCTGGGGTTGCTGGCACTGGGTCAATACTGGCGATTCCCGGATGTGCTGCCACCAACGTACTCCGTCGACGCGCTGGCCCGAATTGTCTCGACCGATAGTGGTCTTGGAAACGGCCTGTTGCTGAGTTTAACGATTGCCACGGTCGTTGCTGTTCTGTCAACGGGACTCGGTTTTGGTATGGCTAGAGCCGTTGCGCTAGCCAACCATCCTGCGCGATGGGTAACGCTGAGTTATTTGCCGTATGCCTTGCCACCCGTTTTGCTGGCCGTCCTGATTCAGCCGTATTTTATCCGGTTTCATTTATCCGGCTCGCTGATGGGCGTTGTCGTCGCGCTTATGCTGCTGACCGTACCGTTTTGCACGCTGTTTTTTCGAAGCTTCTGGAGCCAACAGGCGATTCAGTATGAACAGCTGAGCCGTACCCTGGGCTGTTCGCAGCTACAGGCGTTCCGGTATGTCCTGTTGCCCCTTGCTCGTCCGCTGTTGATCACCTGCCTGTTTCAAAGCTTCCTGTTAGCCTGGTTCGATTTCGGGCTGACCAACTACCTGAGTGTCGGCAAGGTTCGAACGCTAACGGTACAGGTATTTCTGTTCGTCGGAGAAGCCAACAGCCGACTGGCCGCCGTTGCCTCCCTGCTCCTGCTGCTCCCTCCTGCCCTGTTGCTATGGCTCAATAAAAGAGCGATTGTCAGACGATTGTAA
- a CDS encoding ABC transporter permease subunit, producing the protein MSSKNNVARTVVLWVYALFVVGLPVGGLINAFGYSVGLAGPLATGFTTQYWTNLTTETSLFVSVLFSLYVSVVSVGLAVVIALMLVLKRQSMLRQRPFPTLLYIPLLLPSLVVAFYLFQLLSGSGWLSRLTHALGLTSTPDDFPALILDGAGLGIILAQVVLAFPFFTLLFQSLYDDARLDDLRSLTQTLGASVHQFNRRVAVPILLRRAAPTLVLYGVAVVGAYDIPLVLGRSYPQMLSVFITTRLQRFDLAELPMGYLIGFLVTVSLMVVIYWTTKLTQRHAI; encoded by the coding sequence ATGTCATCGAAAAATAACGTCGCCCGAACGGTTGTCCTTTGGGTGTATGCACTATTCGTCGTCGGGTTGCCGGTGGGGGGTCTGATCAACGCGTTTGGTTATAGCGTCGGTTTGGCGGGACCGCTGGCAACCGGCTTCACCACGCAGTATTGGACCAATCTCACCACCGAAACATCGCTGTTCGTATCGGTACTGTTCAGTCTGTACGTGTCCGTCGTATCCGTAGGGCTTGCGGTGGTCATTGCCCTAATGCTGGTGCTAAAACGGCAGTCCATGCTCCGGCAAAGACCCTTCCCGACACTGCTGTACATACCGTTGCTGCTGCCGTCGCTGGTGGTTGCGTTTTATTTGTTTCAACTGCTGAGTGGATCGGGTTGGTTGTCGCGCCTTACACACGCACTCGGCCTGACCAGCACACCCGACGATTTTCCGGCGCTGATTCTGGACGGAGCGGGTCTGGGCATTATTCTGGCACAGGTCGTGCTGGCCTTTCCCTTCTTTACGCTCCTGTTTCAATCCCTGTATGACGATGCGCGGCTGGACGATCTGCGCAGTCTGACCCAAACGCTTGGTGCATCCGTCCATCAGTTTAATCGACGGGTAGCTGTGCCAATTCTTCTGCGCCGGGCCGCGCCCACGCTGGTACTGTATGGCGTGGCGGTAGTAGGTGCTTATGATATTCCGCTGGTTCTGGGCCGCAGTTATCCGCAGATGCTGTCCGTTTTCATTACAACCCGACTCCAGCGTTTCGACCTTGCCGAACTACCGATGGGCTACCTGATTGGCTTTCTGGTCACGGTTAGCCTGATGGTTGTCATTTACTGGACAACGAAACTGACCCAGCGCCATGCGATCTAA